In Paenibacillus xylanilyticus, the genomic window GCTCCGAGTACACTGGTGATCGTACCATTCAGCAAGTTCGTCAAGGTCCCTGCTGTTACCGTAGCTCCAAGCACACTGGTGATCGTACCTGCAGTAATGGTGGCCCCGAGCACACTCGTAAGGGTACCATTCAGCAGGTTGGTGATTGTGCCTGCATTAATGGTAACCGTCGTCAAACCCGAGATGTTACTGATCGTTCCGTCCAAAATGATCCCGACAACATTACCACTCGTATCCGTTCTGACGGGCTGGGCCGTACCGGTAGCATCCTGACCAAAGATCAGGGTCCGCAGATTGTCCGGATTCGTGTTAAACGTTGTGAAGTTAGGCATGAGCCCCGTCCTCCTCCCTGGAAATCAGTCATATTATTTCACCTTAGGGCATGCGCTGTGCCTGAAAGTAAACATCCAGCCTGGTCGGTTGATCCGGTTCCATCGATTGAATCGCAAGCCGGGTATATCGAAGGAACCGTTGCGGAACCAAAGCTTTGGTTTGGCCCCCCGCAATCACCTCCTGGCTGTCCACCGCATAATCCACTGCATTGGGACTAATCTGGATCTGTACAAGAGCCGGATTCTTGCCCCGGTTCACAATGCCATATGTGTACATGCTGAGCGATGATGTATCCTGAGCAGGAAGAGCACTGGTGGAACTGCTGGTTTCGGCCCCGACATACGTATGCTCTGTAAAACAGTGAGTAGCACCAGGGAGTATCGTGCGTGAGGGGCGACCCTGCTTGACCCGGGGACGAGTAATCCGGGAACAAGGAGGTTTCAGCAGTTTAGCGCGGCAGGATCGGCGGGGTCGGCGGCGGCTCACATATTTAGTTGGTCTCAATCTCTTCTTGCTTCGCTTCGCTGTTCGACTCATCTCGATTCCCCTTAAAAAATGTGCTTCCGCATCGTATGCCCGGACTTAAAATACGGGCACGGCATCTGCCGCTATTTTCGATTTTGCCGTTCTTGCCCCAAACGCTTCTCTCATGTCGTACATACACTGTAAGTACAAGGATGAGAGTATATATTTGCATGCCAAAAGGTCAGTTCAGTTTAATCAAATCGGAGGTGGGTAAGATAACGAACTATAACGTGTTCAACCAATCTAATGGTCCCCTGTTTACCCAGCTTACCAATACATTTTCCGCCCCCGGAATTGAGGCTTCGGCAGAGAGCGGGGCTGCTGCTGCTGGCAGTTTCTTTGCATTGACTACCAATAATGCCGGACTTCCTAACAACCAGAATCTTCTTCTGCAAATCATTAATGCCGCTGGCAGTGGCAGAACCTTAAGGATTTCAAGTGTATCTGGAGGAACAACCGCAGCAGCTACGCTGGTCGTATATTCTGGCGGAACTGTTTCTACATCGGGTGGAAGTACACCTGTCCCGGTCAATACACTGCTTGGGAGTACGAATGCCAGTGTGGTCACCACGAGGCAAAATACAGGAACGCTGGGCGGTGCGTTTACAAGCCTGCTAAGTCTTCCGCTGACCGCTGGCATGTTTCGGATGAACTTCAACGGTTCGATTATCGTGCCACCAGGACTGACGTTATCCGTTAGCGTGGGTGTTGGGAATCAGACGGCAGCCATTAATTTGTTCTGGTGGGAATTCTGACAGATAACCATGAAGGAAAAGGTGGTGAATACCTTGCCCAACCATAACGTGTTTAACCCGCAGACTCAGCCAGTGTATACTTCCAATACCAATACCTTTCGGTCTCCGGGCATTATTACCCCACCGGAAAGCGATGCAGGAAACGTGGGAAGACTATTCAATTCCGGTACAACCAACTCCACCACCCTGGGGTTATTGGGCGGCAGCGTTATCGCGACGGTTCAGTTGAGCAACCCTGTGGGAAGTGGGAGAACGCTGTACGTATCGAAGCTCTCCGGTGGAATTACAGTTGCACTCAATCTCCTGTCCTCCTTCAGCGGTTCCATGGTCCTGAGTGCCAATGGAACGCTGGCTTCGCCAAGTACGCTGCCATCCGTGAACAGCAATCTGTCCAGTACCAACACCAGTGTTGCAATCGTGCGATTTTCCAACGCTGCGCCTACCGGAGCAACGACGCTAATGACGATGCCTTTGCAAGCGGGGCCCTTTTCATCCAGCGTATTTGGGAGCTATGTCGTCCCGCCAGGTCAGGCCATTAATCTGACGGTCAGTGGTTCCCTTTCCGTTGGAGGCTTGCTGGCGTCTACAGCCTACTTTGCTTGGTGGGAGGTCTAATGACTTCCTTACCATCCCCTCCAAGAGAGAAAAGTCGCCTCCGGCAAACTCGAAGCGGCTTTTACGTGTGTCTTTTTGCCAATAAATCATAGTTCCTGCCCGGCAACAACACGTGGTCTCTGGACTCCCCACAACTTGCGCTGCATCAAGATACCTGTAAGTCCAATAGCAAGTGTAGCGATGCCGATGAATTGAAAGGTAAGACTCGGCCCCGCGATACGAATCAGAACGCCGCCTGCCAGCGGGGCAACGATAAGCACAACACTGGACATCGAATTTTGGATGCCGAAGACACGCCCTACATAAGCAGGAGGGGTTTCCTTTTGCAGCAAATAATTCAGCGTGACCATAGAGAGGCCGTTTCCGAGGCCAATGCACAGCCCCCAGACGATTATCCATAGATTCGGGGTAAAGGGAGCTACCATGCCTAAGGCAGCAATACCTACTCCAATAAGGAGGAACCCTCCACCCAACCCCCAGCCATAACTGACTCGCGGCAGCCGGTTCAGCAGCAGAATCATGATAACAGCACCCGCTCCTGCAGATGAGCCCAGCCATCCAATCAAGGCTTCATTTCCCGGCTTGATGTTTCGGAAAAGCGTTACGAACTGATAATCAATCATCAGAATGGCCATTAAGCCCAAACAGCCAAACAACAGCGTGCATAGTATGGCCCGGCTGTTTCGTATAAAGCTCCACCCTTTCGTCCACTGCGTCAGCACCGATTCCGTCTCCGCGTGGTTCTGATGATCTTGTGTCTCATGGTCTATAGAATGTTCCGGCTTCTCTGTTAACCGTCGCAATGGCCATAATACCAACCCGGATATTAGACGGGTGCAGGCATTGATCACAATGCAAATCTGCGGTGAGAATACCGCCAGGATGACGGCACCCAGAAGCGGTCCAGCCACCTTGGAGCACTGTCCGACAAAACCGTTCAGAGACGATGCCTGAAACAGATGCTCCTCGGCCACCACTTGACGCGTCAGCGCCTGCTGGGCCGGAATGTGGAATACGCCCATCATGGCTCGCAGGGCCAGAAGTGGAAGCAGCCATGCCGCGCTTGGCGCGAACAAAATGGCAACCGTAAGCACAACGGTGATTACATCACAGAGCAGCATGATCTTTACTTTGTGCAGACGATCTGCAAGTGTACCCGCGACCGAACCCAGCAGGATGCCCGGAACAGCCATACAGACGGGAATCAATGCGATGATCAGTGGATCGGCACCCCATCGATAGGCCACCAATATCTGAATGGCAAGGGCATCGAACCAATCCCCGAAGGTAGCGAGCGCATACGCGATAAACATGCGCATGAAGCGGAAGTTGGTCCACAAACTTGTGGATGGCCTTTGGGACGATTGTGATGGCTGATGAGATTCATGTGAAACAGTATTCATTCTGGGGGTTTCCTCCTACTCATCTGATTACAGCCTTGTTGTCAGGCTTACATGTTCCTTGGCTGTAATCATACGAGAGTTATATCAGAGGAAGATCAGACGCTGGAGAAAATGGGGATAAATACGCGCGGACTTCATTCGTAATACGCTGCCCATACATAGGAACACCGTATTCTTTGGCAATTTCAGCATAGACTTGACGATATTTATGAACCAGACGTCCCTCAATTCGGTGATGTGCCATGAATAACAAGATCTGATTCGCCGAATTGATGTATAGTGGTGCGTTCAATGTCATTTTGAGAACATCCAGCCCGTCATCCATTCTCGGCTCTGCTTCTCGGGCTCTCCCCTGCCTCAGCAGCCACAGCCCCTCCATAACCTGGAACCGCCCGATCTCACGCAAATATGGGGCATCCTTCAAACTCGAACGTAACATGCTCATCTGTTCTTCTACTCTTTCACCACTGCCGCCCCACAACTCAACGTACAACTCCGACAGGGATACAGGCAGCTTGAAGTTGACCAGATGGTCTGCCTCAATGACGCGATATGTCTCTAGTAGTTGTGCTTTGGCACGCCGATATTGACCAACCTCTGCATAGATCTCGACAATATTCAAGATACGGAGCTCCCGAAGCTGATCCGCAGACAGCGCGGGTGAATTCAATGCCCGCTCATACAGGTGCAAACTCTCCGCTGGTTCGATTAGCGCGTGTACAAAAATCAGCAGCCAGTATAAACGCTCCTCAAAAGGGAATTCCTCGGTGGTTATCAGCCATTCCAGATTCCCCTGGATAAAATGGATATACAGCTGATAGAACGAATCAACCTGGATACCCAAAGCATCCTGCTGATTGAACAAGGTTAACATCGATTTCCCCTGTCCAAACAAATGATATTTGCGGAACAATCCATGGATCACTTCCCGCATCTCCAGATCGTGTTCGGAAGGGTTGGCGGGCAGCGCTGCCATATTCGTCCTTATGGTTAGTCTGTAACCGTAGCCCCGCACCGTATCGAGCGAAACTTCTTCCCAATGCTTCAGCTTCTTGCGCAGCCGGTACACATGGTCATCCACGGTTCGTTCAACCGGGTACTCCAGCGGCCATACGCTGTCCAGCAGCTGGCTGCGAGTAAATGCCTTTTCCTTGTTTTCATATAGAAAATGAAAAAGCGCGAATTCCTTCGCGAGCAGCTGGATGGAATCCGTGCGCCGGGTTACGGTATATGTACCTTCATCAAATTGCAATGACATGCCTGCTCCCCCTGTATATGCTTGCTTATCCCTTGTTTGGGTTCATCCATAATGTGATTACACTAAACCTGGTATTCGTTCATGTAGAAAACAACATACCACAAAAAACCTTTTGCGGGTACGCAAAAGGTTTTTTGTATAATACGCCCAGCGTATGGACTGGCTTAGCCAAGTACCACGCGGTCGTCTGCCATCTTTTTGCCGCTGATGCGCTCGAATTCGCCCAGCAGCTCAGGTACGGTCAATGTGCGCTTGCGCTCTTCACTGACGTCCAGAATGATTCTGCCCTTATCCATCATGATCAGACGGTTACCGAGACGAATCGCCTGCTCCATATTGTGAGTTACCATCAGGGTCGTTAGTTTCATCTCACGGACCAGCGTTTCGGTCAGCTCGGTAATCAATTCGGCACGTGAAGGGTCAAGTGCCGCCGTATGTTCATCAAGCAGCAGAATCTGCGGCTGGGTAAAGGTTGCCATCAGAAGGCTGAGTGCCTGGCGCTCCCCGCCAGAGAGAAGACCCACTTTGGCATTGGGCCGCTTATCGAGTCCAATCCCCAGCTTCTGCAGCTGGGCGTTGAAGATCTCCCGTCTTGCCCGGGTAACCCCGAAGCCAAGGCCACGTCCTTTACCGCGTTTATACGCCATCGCCATATTTTCCTCAATAGACATATGCGGAGCCGTTCCTGCCATCGGATCCTGGAACACCCGGCCGATCCAGCTGCTGCGCTTATGCTCAGGCAGGTTTTTGATGGACCGGTCATTAATCAGCACATCACCCATATCCGGCTTCATTACACCAGATATGATATTCATCAACGTCGATTTTCCCGCACCATTACTGCCGATGACCGTTACAA contains:
- a CDS encoding DUF6385 domain-containing protein, yielding MSRTAKRSKKRLRPTKYVSRRRPRRSCRAKLLKPPCSRITRPRVKQGRPSRTILPGATHCFTEHTYVGAETSSSTSALPAQDTSSLSMYTYGIVNRGKNPALVQIQISPNAVDYAVDSQEVIAGGQTKALVPQRFLRYTRLAIQSMEPDQPTRLDVYFQAQRMP
- a CDS encoding MFS transporter, whose product is MNTVSHESHQPSQSSQRPSTSLWTNFRFMRMFIAYALATFGDWFDALAIQILVAYRWGADPLIIALIPVCMAVPGILLGSVAGTLADRLHKVKIMLLCDVITVVLTVAILFAPSAAWLLPLLALRAMMGVFHIPAQQALTRQVVAEEHLFQASSLNGFVGQCSKVAGPLLGAVILAVFSPQICIVINACTRLISGLVLWPLRRLTEKPEHSIDHETQDHQNHAETESVLTQWTKGWSFIRNSRAILCTLLFGCLGLMAILMIDYQFVTLFRNIKPGNEALIGWLGSSAGAGAVIMILLLNRLPRVSYGWGLGGGFLLIGVGIAALGMVAPFTPNLWIIVWGLCIGLGNGLSMVTLNYLLQKETPPAYVGRVFGIQNSMSSVVLIVAPLAGGVLIRIAGPSLTFQFIGIATLAIGLTGILMQRKLWGVQRPRVVAGQEL
- a CDS encoding winged helix-turn-helix domain-containing protein — its product is MSLQFDEGTYTVTRRTDSIQLLAKEFALFHFLYENKEKAFTRSQLLDSVWPLEYPVERTVDDHVYRLRKKLKHWEEVSLDTVRGYGYRLTIRTNMAALPANPSEHDLEMREVIHGLFRKYHLFGQGKSMLTLFNQQDALGIQVDSFYQLYIHFIQGNLEWLITTEEFPFEERLYWLLIFVHALIEPAESLHLYERALNSPALSADQLRELRILNIVEIYAEVGQYRRAKAQLLETYRVIEADHLVNFKLPVSLSELYVELWGGSGERVEEQMSMLRSSLKDAPYLREIGRFQVMEGLWLLRQGRAREAEPRMDDGLDVLKMTLNAPLYINSANQILLFMAHHRIEGRLVHKYRQVYAEIAKEYGVPMYGQRITNEVRAYLSPFSPASDLPLI
- a CDS encoding ABC transporter ATP-binding protein encodes the protein MLEISHVTKLFNPGTTDEKTALVGVNLTMNPGDFVTVIGSNGAGKSTLMNIISGVMKPDMGDVLINDRSIKNLPEHKRSSWIGRVFQDPMAGTAPHMSIEENMAMAYKRGKGRGLGFGVTRARREIFNAQLQKLGIGLDKRPNAKVGLLSGGERQALSLLMATFTQPQILLLDEHTAALDPSRAELITELTETLVREMKLTTLMVTHNMEQAIRLGNRLIMMDKGRIILDVSEERKRTLTVPELLGEFERISGKKMADDRVVLG